GCGCCTTCCGGCGGCTGCCCTCGGTGACCGGCCAGGCGGATCTGTTCCGCCTGGCATTGCTCTTCAGCGAAGGGGGCGTCTATGCCGATGCCGATGACCGCTGCGTGGCGCCGCTGGACGGGCTGGTGGCCGGGCGCGAGCTGGTGCTGCGGCAGGAGCATTACGGCTCCGCCGGCAACAACATCATCGCCGTGCGGCCGCGCCACCCGGTGATCGGCGCGGCGCTGGAGCAAGCGGTGCAGGCCGTGCTGCGCGGCGACCGCGAATCGATCTGGCTGTCCAGCGGACCCGGGCTGCTGACTCGCTGCCTGGCGGCGCATCTCGCGGCGGATGCGGCGCATCTGGAACAGCTGGGCCAGGGCGTGCTGCTGCTCGACCTGCATGAGATGCAGCGCCACTGCGTCTCCGGCTGCAATGCCTCCTACAAGCAGTCGCCGGACTACTGGCAGGCGCGCGAATTCCAGCGTCAGGACGGGCCGGCGGCGCGCTGAGCCATGGCCGCGCCTGCGCCGCGCTTCACGCAGCCTTGTCCGCCCCCTGTCGCATTGCCGCCCGATTTGGCCGTTGCTCTGGCGCGATCGTTCAGGAGAGGAAACCGATGCGCCCGATCATGCACGCCCTGCTCGCCGGCTGCGCCCTGCTGCCGCTGACCGCTGCCTCCGCCCTGGCCCAGAACGCCGCCCCGCTGCCGCAGCCGGGCGCCGGCGCGCCGCCGCCGCGGCTGGTGATCGGCGCGCCCGGGCGCTGCGAGATGACGGTGGAGGGCGATCCGCGCCCCTGCACCAGCGGGCTGGTCTATGTGCAGAACGCGCAAGGGGTGATCCTGCTCTCGGTGCAGTCGGGGCCCGAGGTGACCATCGGCTTCCAGGTGGCGAGCGACCGCCAGCCGCGGCCGGAGGAATACCACATGACGCTGTCGCGCATGCACACCTCGATCAATGGCCAGACCGCCGCCAAGGATGTCGAGGGCAGCTGCGAGCTGAGCCTGTCGACCGATGGGCAGATCTGGCACCGCGCCGTCTGCCGCGCGACGGATCGCAGCCGGCGCACCACGGTGGTGACCTTCACCGGCAATGGCCAGCCGGTGCGCGCGGCGCGGCCGGGGCAGGAGGACGCGCCCCAGGGCGGTGCGGCGCCCGATGGCGCCGCCCCGGGTGGCGCGCCGCAGGATCAGGCGCCGCGGCCCGCCGCGCCGCAGGCACCGGCCGGCCGGCCGGGCTGAGCGCCGGAACACGTTCCGGCCAGCGCCATTGCGTTTCGGCAACGGCAGAACACGTTCGCCCTGGACAAGCGCGCGGGGGGAAGCGGCCGTAGGGTGCGGCCACCGGGTGGCGGCCCGCGATCGGCGCGGCGCCGCATCCGCCCCGCCCGCACAGGAGATCCGTGCATGCCTCGCTTCACCGCCAAGGACGGCACCAGCCTCTACTACAAGGATTGGGGCAGCGGCCGCCCCGTGGTCTTCAGCCATGGCTGGCCGCTGTCGAGCGATGCCTGGGAGGCGCAGATGCACTTCCTGGCCGGCCAGGGCTTCCGCTGCATCGCGCATGACCGGCGCGGCCATGGACGTTCCGAGCAGCCCTATGCCGGCAACGAGATGGATACCTATGCCGACGATCTCTACACGCTGCTCGAGCTGCTCGACCTGAAGGATGCCGTGCTGGTCGGCCATTCCACCGGCGGCGGCGAGGTGGCGCACACCATCGGCCGGCACGGCACCAGCCGCATCGCCAAGGCCGTGCTGGTCGGCGCGGTGACGCCGAGCATGGTGAAGAGCGCCAGCAACCCCGATGGCGTGCCGATGGAGGTGTTCGACGGCATCCGCGCCGGCCTGCTGAAGGACCGTTCGCAGCTGTTCCACGACTTCACCGACCCGTTCTTCGGTGGCAACCGCCCCGGCCACCAGGTCAGCCAGGGCATGCGCGACAGCTTCTGGGTGCAGGGCATGGCCGCCGGCCTGACCAATCTGTATGACTGCGTGAAGGCCTTCTCGGAGACCGATTTCACCGAGGATCTGCGCCGCATGGACATCCCCGTGCTGGTGATCCATGGCGATGACGACCAGATCGTGCCGATCGACATCACCGCCCGCCGCGTGCTGACCCTGGCGCCGAAGGCGGAGCTGAAGGTCTATCCGGGCGGCTCGCACGCCCTGGCCGACACGATGCGCGACAGGCTGAACGCCGACCTGCTGGCGTTCCTGCGCGGCTGAACCCTGGCGGAGGGGGCGCGGCCGCGCCCCCTTCCCTCGCCTGCCTGCCCCCGCCCCTGCCCCTGGCCCCCGCCTCAGGCCAGCAGGTTGCGGTCCAGCCCCGCCAGATCGGCCTGCCCGGCGAGCGCCAGGGTCAGGTCCAGCTCCGCCGCCAGGGCCTGCAGCACGGCGCGCACCCCCGCCTCGCCGCCCAGCGCCAGGCCATAGACATAGGGCCGGCCCAGCAGCACCGCGCGGGCGCCGAGCGCCAGCGCCTTGGCGATGTCGGCCCCGGTGCGGATGCCGCCATCGAACAGCACCGGCACCCTGCCCCCCACCGCCTGCACCACCGGCCCCAGCGCGTCCAGCGAGGCGATGGCGCCATCCACCTGCCGCCCGCCATGGTTGGAGACGATGACGCCATCCATCCCGGCGGCGAGCGCCCGCTGCGCATCCTCCGGGTGCAGGATGCCCTTCAGCAGGATCGGCAGCCGCGTCATCCGCCGCAGCCGCGGCAGGTCGGCCCAGGTCAGGTCGGGGCGCGAATACAGCGCGATGAAGCGGCGCACCGCCTGCACCGCCGCGGCCGGATCGGCCAGCGCCGCCCGCGTGCCGAGCGGCCAGTGGCGCAGCAGCTCCAGCAGCGCCGGCAGGGCGCGCAGCCCGACCGGCGGCCGCTCCGCGCCATCCTCGGCCGGCAATGGCAGGGTCGGGAACACCGGGTCGGACAGGTAATTGGCCAGGCCGCGGCCGCGCAGGAAGGGCAGATAGGCGCCATCCAGATCCATCGGCCGCCAGCCGAGCTGGGTGGTGTCCAGCGTCACCACCACCGCCTCATAGCCCGCCGCCTCGGCGCGGCGCAGGAAGCTCCCGGCCAGCGCGTCGCTGGCCGACCAGTAGAGCTGGAACCAGCGCGGCCCGGCGCCGCCGGCCTCGGCGATGGCCTCGATCGGGTGCGAGGCCTGGCTGGAGGCGATGAAGGGCAGCCCCTCGGCCGCGGCGGCGCGGGCGGCGGCGAGATCCGCCTGGCGATGCGCCAGCTCCAGCACGCCGATCGGCGCCAGCAGCAGCGGCAGCGGCAGGGTGCGGCCGAACAGCGTCACCGAGAGGTCGCGCCGCGACACGTCGCGCAGCATGCGCGGCACCAGGGCGTGGCGGTCGAAGGCGGCGCGGTTGGCCGCCATGGTCCGCCCCGCCCCGGCGCCGCCCGCCACATAGGCCCAGGCGCGGCGGCTCATGCGCCGCTCCGCCGCGCGCTCCAGCGCCTCGGCCGCGACCGGCAGGGCGGGGCGCCGCCCGGCGAAGCCGCCGGTGAAGATGCGCGCCTGAAGGCGGCGGCCGAAGCCTGTCATGGTCCCTGCTCCCCGCTCCCTGCACGCGGCCGAGCATGGGTGAGGCCGGCGCCGGCGGCAACCGCGCGCCGCCTGCGGCGTCATCCCTCCGGAAGGTCGGCGGCATCCGGCGCGGCCCCGGGCGCGGCCCCGGGCGGGCTGACCCGTCCGGCGCGATCCCCTATGCTGGCCGCAAGGGCCGCCGCGGCCGAGGGCGCGGGCGGCCCATGCCGCCGGGCTCACCGGCGCAGCGGAGGACAGGCGATGCAGGAGCAGCAGGGCATCATCACCGGAGCCGGGGCGAGCATGGCGGCGCCCGGCAGCGCCGCGCAGATCATCCCGCCCTTCCCGGTGCCGGCGAATGAAGCGGAGCGGCTGGCGGCGCTGCGCAGCTACCAGGTGCTGGACGCCGTCTGCGAGACCGCCTTCGACAACATCGCCCGGCTGGCGGCGCAGATCACCGGCAGCCCGATCTCGCTGATCACCTTCCTGGATGCCGAGCGGCAATGGTTCAAGGCGCGCATCGGCCTTGACCTGACCGACGCGCCGCGCAGCCTGTCCTTCTGCACCCATGCCATCATGACGCCGGACGAGGTGATGGTGGTGCCGGACACGCGGCAGGATCCGCGCTTCGCCGAGAACCCCTATGTCACCAACCAGCCGCCGATGCGCTTCTATGCCGGGGCGCCGCTGGTCAATCCGGACGGCGCCGCGCTCGGCACGCTCTGCGTGCTCGACTGCCAGCCGCGCGAGCTGAGCGGCGAGGCGCGGCAGACGCTGCGGCTGCTGGCCGAGATGGTGATCACCACGCTGGAGCTGCGCCGCGCCACGCGCCGCATCCACGACCTGGCGGTGCAGGACGCGCTGACCGGCATCGGCAACCGCATCGCCCTGATCAGCGGGGTGGAGGCGGCGATCGCCGAGGCGCGCCAGGGTGGCCCTGACGGGGGGCGCGGCTTCGCCCTGGTCTATCTCGACCTCGACGGCTTCAAGGCGGTGAATGACCGCCAGGGCCATTCGGCCGGCGACCGCGTGCTGCAGGAGGTGGCGCGCTGCCTGGCCGGGCTGGCGCCCCCCGGGGCGCTGGCGGCGCGGCTGGGCGGCGACGAATTCGCCCTGCTGCTGCCCGGCGCCGGGCAGGAGGCGGCGGAGCAGATGGCCGAGCGCGCCCGCGCCGCCATCGCCGCGCGCATGGCGGAAATCGGCCAGGCGGTCACCGCCTCGGTCGGCGCGGTGGGCTTCGCGCAGCCGCCGGCCTCGGCCGATGCGGCGCTGGCCTCGGCCGATCTGCTGATGTACGCGGCCAAGGCCGGCGGCAAGAACCGCGTGCAGGCGCTGCCCGCCGCGGCGGCGGCCGCCTGGCAGGACAGCGCCCTGCTGCAGGGGCGCGGGGCGGGCTGAGAGCCCGCCGCCGCGCCGTCCTCTCAGTCGCGGCCCAGCACGCCGTCGGTGCGGCGCCACAGCCCCATCGGGTTGCCCTGGCGCAGCGCCTCGGGCAGCAGCGAATCGGGGAAGTCCTGGTAGCTCACCGGGCGCAGGAAGCGCCGGATCGCCAGCGTGCCGACCGAGGTGGTGCGGCCATCCGAGGTCGCCGGCCACGGCCCGCCATGCACCATGGCGTGGCCGACCTCGACACCGGTCGGGTAGCCATTGACCAGGATGCGGCCGACCTTGCGCTCCAGCACCGGCACCAGGCGGCGCGCCAGCTCGAGATCGCCCTCCTCCATCTGGATGGTGGCGGTCAGCTGGCCCTCGATCTGCTGCGCCAGGCGCAGCATCGTCGCCTCGTCCGGGCAGCGGATGATCAGCGAGGCGGCGCCGAACACCTCCTCCAGCAGCGAATGGTCGGCGGCGAAATGCTCGGCCGTGGTGCTGAACAGGGCGGCGCGGCCCTGATAGGGGCCGGGGCCGGCGACGCCCTCGGCCAGGGTCTGCACCCGGTTGTTGCTGGCCAGACGGGCCACGCCCTCGACATAGGCCTTGTGGATGCCGGGCGTCAGCATGGTCTGCGCCGCCGCGCCCTGCAGCGCGCCGGTCGCGGCCTGGGCGAAGGCGTCGAGCGCCGCGCCCTCCACGCCCAGCACCAGGCCCGGATTGGTGCAGAACTGGCCGGCGCCCAGCGTCAGCGAGCCGACGAAGCCCTGGCCGATCGCCGCGGCGCGCTTCGCCAGCGCGCCGGGCAGCAGGAAGACCGGGTTGATGCTGCTCATCTCGGCATAGACCGGGATGGGCTGCGGGCGCGACTGCGCCACCTTCAGCAGCGCCGTGCCGCCGGCGAAGGAGCCGGTGAAGCCCACCGACTGGATGCGCGGATCGGCCACCAGCGCCGAGCCCACCTTGGCGCCCGAGCCGAACAGCAGGCTGAACACCCCCTCCGGCAGGCCGCACGCCTTGACGGCGGACTGGATGGCGCGGCCGACCAGCTCCGAGGTGCCGGGATGCGCCGAATGCGCCTTCACCACCACCGGGCAGCCGGCGGCCAGCGCCGAGGCGGTGTCGCCGCCGCCCACCGAGAAGGCGAGCGGGAAATTGCTGGCGCCGAACACGGCGACGGGGCCGACCGGGATCTGCCGCAGCCGGATATCGGCGCGCGGCAGGGGCTGGCGCTGCGGCTGGGCCGGGTCGATGCGGGCATCGAGCCAGCCGCCATCGCGCACCTCCTGGGCGAAGAGGCGCAGCTGGCCGACGGTGCGACCGCGCTCGCCCTCGATGCGGCCGCGCGGCAGGCCGCTCTCGGCGCAGGCGCGCTCCACCAGCTCGTCGCCGAGGTCGAGGATCGCCTGGGCGCAGGCTTCGAGGAAGGCCGCGCGCTGCGCCGGCGTGGTCTCGCGATAGGGGCCGAAGGCGGCCTCGGCCAGGGCGCAGGCGCGCTCCACCTCGGCCGCGCCGCCGCCGCCGAAGGCGGGCGCCATGGTCTCGCCCGTGGCAGGGTTGACGGCATGGATATCGCCCTCGGTCCCGCGCAGCGTCGCGGCGCCGATCAGCATCTCCCCGGTCACGGGCATGGCAGTCTCCTCACGCTTTGGCCAGGGCACGCGCGGACCGCCCGTGCCGTTGGCGCGCAGGAAACCCCATCCGGCCGCCCCCGCCTACCCCGCCAGGGGGTCCGGCGGGGTATGATGATACGATCTCTCGAAAGCGTGAGCGGCGTGGGGGGCGGACCCGCCCCCTCCCCCCGGCTCAGGCGGCGGGGCTGTCCGCCAGCGGCGCGGGGTGGCGGCGCTCATCCTCCCACATCAGGATCATGCTGGCGGCGCAGGCGAAGATGGCCAGCGCATGGCCCCAATGCTGATAGGCGGAGACCAGGGCGAGCAAGGTGCAGCCCAGCATGCAGAGCCAGGGATGGCTGCGCAGCATCTGGCCGAAGGGCGCGAGGAGGGCGGCGAAGATCTTCATCATGGGATGGACGCTCCTGCCCGCCGGGTTCCCGCCCTGCGGGATATGGTGACCCGGCCCCTCCTGCTTGCGCTTCGCGCGGGCCGCGGCGCAAGCGCGGCGCGGTGCCATGGCCAATTTGTCACGGCGCCGTGAGCCGCCCGCCAGCTT
The sequence above is a segment of the Pseudoroseomonas cervicalis genome. Coding sequences within it:
- a CDS encoding alpha/beta fold hydrolase, which codes for MPRFTAKDGTSLYYKDWGSGRPVVFSHGWPLSSDAWEAQMHFLAGQGFRCIAHDRRGHGRSEQPYAGNEMDTYADDLYTLLELLDLKDAVLVGHSTGGGEVAHTIGRHGTSRIAKAVLVGAVTPSMVKSASNPDGVPMEVFDGIRAGLLKDRSQLFHDFTDPFFGGNRPGHQVSQGMRDSFWVQGMAAGLTNLYDCVKAFSETDFTEDLRRMDIPVLVIHGDDDQIVPIDITARRVLTLAPKAELKVYPGGSHALADTMRDRLNADLLAFLRG
- a CDS encoding alpha-hydroxy-acid oxidizing protein, which translates into the protein MTGFGRRLQARIFTGGFAGRRPALPVAAEALERAAERRMSRRAWAYVAGGAGAGRTMAANRAAFDRHALVPRMLRDVSRRDLSVTLFGRTLPLPLLLAPIGVLELAHRQADLAAARAAAAEGLPFIASSQASHPIEAIAEAGGAGPRWFQLYWSASDALAGSFLRRAEAAGYEAVVVTLDTTQLGWRPMDLDGAYLPFLRGRGLANYLSDPVFPTLPLPAEDGAERPPVGLRALPALLELLRHWPLGTRAALADPAAAVQAVRRFIALYSRPDLTWADLPRLRRMTRLPILLKGILHPEDAQRALAAGMDGVIVSNHGGRQVDGAIASLDALGPVVQAVGGRVPVLFDGGIRTGADIAKALALGARAVLLGRPYVYGLALGGEAGVRAVLQALAAELDLTLALAGQADLAGLDRNLLA
- a CDS encoding diguanylate cyclase domain-containing protein, which encodes MQEQQGIITGAGASMAAPGSAAQIIPPFPVPANEAERLAALRSYQVLDAVCETAFDNIARLAAQITGSPISLITFLDAERQWFKARIGLDLTDAPRSLSFCTHAIMTPDEVMVVPDTRQDPRFAENPYVTNQPPMRFYAGAPLVNPDGAALGTLCVLDCQPRELSGEARQTLRLLAEMVITTLELRRATRRIHDLAVQDALTGIGNRIALISGVEAAIAEARQGGPDGGRGFALVYLDLDGFKAVNDRQGHSAGDRVLQEVARCLAGLAPPGALAARLGGDEFALLLPGAGQEAAEQMAERARAAIAARMAEIGQAVTASVGAVGFAQPPASADAALASADLLMYAAKAGGKNRVQALPAAAAAAWQDSALLQGRGAG
- a CDS encoding aldehyde dehydrogenase (NADP(+)), producing the protein MPVTGEMLIGAATLRGTEGDIHAVNPATGETMAPAFGGGGAAEVERACALAEAAFGPYRETTPAQRAAFLEACAQAILDLGDELVERACAESGLPRGRIEGERGRTVGQLRLFAQEVRDGGWLDARIDPAQPQRQPLPRADIRLRQIPVGPVAVFGASNFPLAFSVGGGDTASALAAGCPVVVKAHSAHPGTSELVGRAIQSAVKACGLPEGVFSLLFGSGAKVGSALVADPRIQSVGFTGSFAGGTALLKVAQSRPQPIPVYAEMSSINPVFLLPGALAKRAAAIGQGFVGSLTLGAGQFCTNPGLVLGVEGAALDAFAQAATGALQGAAAQTMLTPGIHKAYVEGVARLASNNRVQTLAEGVAGPGPYQGRAALFSTTAEHFAADHSLLEEVFGAASLIIRCPDEATMLRLAQQIEGQLTATIQMEEGDLELARRLVPVLERKVGRILVNGYPTGVEVGHAMVHGGPWPATSDGRTTSVGTLAIRRFLRPVSYQDFPDSLLPEALRQGNPMGLWRRTDGVLGRD